The genomic stretch GGTTCATCATGGCTACACAGAACGTATCGACCCAGGCGGCGCAGGGCAACACAGAAGAAACGGCTCAACTTAGGGATTTTTTTGACGGGCTATCCAATGAAGAGTTGATAGAGGCGACTATGAACCTTGCAGACACCAAGGACGCCACGGGCAAGGGACGGGCTGAATCCTTTGCCACAATGAAGGAACGGAACAACGCCGAAACCGAGTTCGACGCCCTCACGGACCAGATTGACCGCCTCAACCTGCTGGGCGCGTCCCTGCAGTCCATGGAGTTCAACGAGCACGAGCGCCACACGGCCGCCGTATTGGTCAAGGAAGCGTGCTCGCGGATCTTCGCGCACGCCGAGTGCTTGCTGGCCCTGGCGACCAAGTAACCAAGGCACCCCTCCCCAATGCGAAAGGGCGCTGCTTCCACACGGAGCGGCGCCCTTTTTTTGCGTCCGAAAACTTTTTCAAAAATATTTTGAGCAACTGATTCCGGCGAACCATCGAACCATTTGGCCTATTTTGGGTGGTTTTGGCCTAGTTTGGCCTACTGCAATTTTTATGATGCAATCGAGAATCAGGGCGATATAGACGAATTTCGTCTATAGTGCTTGCTTGCACTTTGTTTTGTACATGCTAGTGCGTTCTCGCAAGTCACAACAAAAGCCCATAACGGAGAATGCAACATGACCACGACTTCCACGACCACGACGACCGCACCCATGAATGAGGCCCAGGCCTGCAAGTATCTGGGGTTGTCCATCCACACCGTCCGGCAATGGCGGCACCTTGGAAAAGGCCCCCTCTATGTGAAAGTTGGCCGTGCTGTCCGGTATCGTCAGGCGGACCTGGACGCGTACATGCAATCCCGCACCGTAGCCCCCCAGGCCTAAGGCGGGTGCGGTCATGGCGAGAATCACACCAGAACAACTTCAGCGGCTCCAGGCTTTTCTGGACAGCCTCCCCGACGAGGCCAAGAGCAAGTGCTCCATCTGCAACACTACCTTGACGCACATCGTCAAGCAGGCCGAGGCCGAGACCGGCGTCGGCACGGCTACCGTGACCCGCGCTCTGGCCGAGAAGGTCAACGAGACAGCTCTCCCCGCTGACAGAGTATCCGGCGATCAACTCCGTGACCGGGTACGTCGAAGTGCTGGCGAAAAAGAATCTGGGCGAACCGCCCAAATAAAAAAGCCGGACGCCAACCCAAACCAAGTGCTAATACCAGAGATTGTCGTCGAGCGCGTGAAGGAGATCCACAAGCAGAAGGGAGTGTCCTACGCCGACGCCATCACGGAGATTGCCCGGGAGGAAGGCCAACGCCCCGCGACGGTCAAACGCATCTTTGCCAAGGAGATGGAGCGAAAAGCCTATCAGTCCACCGTGACCCAGGCAACGCAATTTGCCAAGATAGCAATCCTTCAGCTCGAACGAATCGCAGATGACGATCCGGCGCGGCATGAGGCGTTCAATCTGGTGCGCACATGGATGGATGCCGAGGAGGCCGCGTGTGGGAAATAAAAAAGAAACCCCGGGGCATCACACGCCGGGGTTCAAGGATGAGCCAAACACAGAGGCGCCCTCTCCTTGCCACACCTTGCGGCGTTTGTCAACTTTTATTGCGAGGGTGCGGGCGTGATTGACCTGAACG from Desulfomicrobium escambiense DSM 10707 encodes the following:
- a CDS encoding helix-turn-helix transcriptional regulator; this translates as MTTTSTTTTTAPMNEAQACKYLGLSIHTVRQWRHLGKGPLYVKVGRAVRYRQADLDAYMQSRTVAPQA